The Solibacillus daqui genome has a segment encoding these proteins:
- a CDS encoding DUF342 domain-containing protein, with amino-acid sequence MAIFENQFFEILEKDEKVYIKTKKPGFMLKDFDMIVRLNPRIKLTNFAVLKQVLNEITPNPVEIGTWLPSVTLEVSRDKMSASLFVYETLDYIRSNSQSFQQTVLRLLKENNVIHGIQDIKFETMVSGKAILIAQGTAPVKGEDAKVTYLEVPERKPVIREDGKADYYDMNFIYEIEEGALLGEKIHAKPGIPGNNVYGELVAAQHGRDASLKYDRKSAYEVEEDGKTVIRSKINGVLEEHRGMVSVNHHLPINGDVGVETGNIDFNGSISIRGTVQAGFSVIAKGDISIEAPEGVSGAKLIKSIDGDVFIRGGIFGIGETRVEAGGNIFVKHVNDANLIADGDVNIGFYALGSNIQAHSILVDDRKGKIIGGRAIAKSIIVSAITGNRLERKTELIINSVNKADGLELIQSKAALLKSMQEDILQLESQVNRILPIVNNLTKPQIAAFEQTKQKLSSNKESAASIDREIKQLMNDLRSVGKEEITVTKEAYPGTFLQIGKKSTVLSRNTKGRFLLESGELNV; translated from the coding sequence GTGGCTATATTTGAGAATCAGTTTTTTGAAATCTTAGAAAAAGATGAGAAGGTTTATATAAAGACTAAAAAACCAGGCTTTATGTTAAAAGATTTTGATATGATTGTACGCCTTAATCCTCGCATTAAACTAACGAATTTTGCAGTACTGAAACAAGTATTAAATGAAATCACGCCGAATCCAGTAGAGATTGGGACATGGCTACCATCAGTTACATTAGAAGTTTCACGCGATAAAATGTCTGCTTCGTTATTTGTATATGAAACCTTGGACTATATTCGTTCAAATTCGCAATCATTCCAACAAACAGTATTAAGGTTATTAAAAGAAAATAATGTTATTCATGGAATTCAAGACATTAAATTTGAAACAATGGTTAGTGGGAAAGCAATATTAATTGCGCAGGGAACAGCACCCGTTAAAGGTGAAGACGCTAAGGTGACATACTTAGAAGTTCCTGAACGTAAACCAGTAATTCGCGAAGATGGTAAAGCAGACTATTATGATATGAACTTCATCTATGAAATTGAAGAAGGAGCATTGTTAGGGGAAAAAATCCATGCTAAACCGGGTATCCCGGGTAACAATGTTTATGGAGAGCTTGTAGCAGCACAACATGGCCGAGATGCATCGCTTAAATATGATCGTAAATCTGCATATGAAGTTGAAGAAGATGGAAAAACAGTAATACGATCTAAAATAAATGGTGTATTAGAGGAACATAGAGGCATGGTTAGTGTAAATCATCATTTACCAATAAATGGTGATGTCGGTGTTGAAACTGGTAATATTGATTTTAATGGTTCGATTTCAATTCGTGGTACAGTGCAAGCTGGGTTTTCAGTAATTGCAAAAGGAGATATATCGATTGAAGCCCCTGAAGGTGTTTCAGGAGCTAAATTGATTAAATCAATCGATGGGGATGTATTCATTCGTGGAGGTATTTTTGGCATAGGTGAAACACGAGTTGAAGCAGGTGGGAATATTTTCGTAAAACATGTGAACGATGCAAACTTAATTGCCGATGGAGATGTAAATATCGGATTTTATGCATTAGGTTCTAATATTCAAGCGCATTCGATATTAGTGGATGATCGAAAAGGCAAAATCATTGGTGGCAGAGCTATTGCAAAGAGTATAATTGTATCGGCAATTACAGGCAATCGCTTAGAGCGTAAGACAGAATTAATAATAAATAGTGTCAATAAAGCAGATGGTCTTGAATTAATTCAATCAAAGGCTGCACTATTAAAATCAATGCAAGAAGATATTTTACAGCTTGAATCACAAGTAAATCGTATTCTACCGATTGTAAATAATTTAACGAAGCCACAAATTGCTGCATTTGAACAAACAAAGCAAAAACTTTCGTCTAATAAAGAATCGGCAGCGAGTATAGACCGTGAGATTAAACAATTGATGAACGATTTACGTAGTGTAGGTAAAGAAGAAATAACTGTGACTAAGGAAGCGTATCCGGGAACATTCCTTCAAATTGGCAAAAAATCGACAGTGTTATCACGTAATACAAAAGGTCGATTCTTACTTGAATCTGGAGAGTTAAATGTATAA
- a CDS encoding PH domain-containing protein has translation MGLFDGLIGNASEVNLNKLEEELKDLLIPNETIKNAYKVIRDTFIFTDKRLILIDKQGVTGKKTEYHSIPYKSILHFSVETAGTFDLDAELKIWVSGSGVPIQKNFNKSTNIYKVQSVLAEYVLG, from the coding sequence ATGGGATTATTCGATGGATTAATAGGAAATGCAAGCGAAGTAAATCTTAATAAATTAGAAGAAGAATTAAAGGATTTGCTAATTCCTAACGAAACAATAAAAAACGCTTATAAAGTTATAAGGGATACATTTATCTTTACTGATAAAAGACTAATATTGATCGATAAACAAGGGGTGACTGGAAAGAAAACCGAGTATCACTCAATACCATATAAAAGTATTCTACATTTTTCAGTTGAAACTGCCGGAACTTTTGATTTAGATGCAGAATTAAAAATTTGGGTGTCGGGTAGTGGGGTGCCTATACAAAAAAACTTTAATAAATCGACTAATATTTATAAAGTTCAAAGCGTATTAGCAGAATATGTTTTAGGATAG
- a CDS encoding NAD(P)-dependent oxidoreductase: MNILIFGATGRVGSQIVTYALNESHHVTVLVRTPEKIQISNENLSIMEGDVLIKDDIVRAMHGIDIVISALNTDGTTTLSESMPLIIESMENEGIKRIITIGTAGILQSRTTPSFLRYQSSESKQKSTRAAKEHHKVYDMLKQSSLEWTIVCPTYLPDGARVGKYRIERNFLPEGGAEISVLDTAEFTFKQIKASDYIKSRVGIAY, translated from the coding sequence ATGAATATTTTAATTTTTGGTGCAACTGGACGAGTTGGGAGTCAAATAGTTACTTATGCCCTTAATGAAAGTCATCATGTTACTGTATTAGTTCGCACTCCAGAGAAGATTCAAATAAGTAATGAAAATTTATCCATTATGGAAGGGGATGTCTTAATTAAAGATGATATCGTACGTGCAATGCATGGGATTGATATAGTTATTAGTGCATTAAACACTGACGGCACAACCACTCTATCAGAAAGTATGCCACTTATTATCGAATCAATGGAAAACGAAGGTATAAAACGAATAATAACTATAGGAACTGCAGGTATTCTGCAAAGTAGAACAACGCCAAGTTTTCTGCGTTATCAATCAAGTGAATCAAAACAGAAGTCAACCCGTGCAGCGAAAGAGCATCATAAAGTTTACGATATGCTCAAACAATCTAGCCTCGAATGGACGATTGTCTGTCCAACGTACTTGCCGGATGGAGCAAGGGTGGGCAAATATCGAATAGAACGAAATTTTTTGCCGGAGGGTGGGGCTGAAATATCCGTACTCGATACAGCAGAATTTACATTTAAACAGATAAAAGCAAGCGATTATATAAAATCACGTGTAGGTATCGCCTACTAA
- the spo0A gene encoding sporulation transcription factor Spo0A, with translation MTKVKIAIADDNRELVKMMEMYFANHPQIEVVATAANGKMCIKMIEEHTVDVLLLDIIMPHLDGLAVLEAMYNDDRHERTQVIMLTAFGQEDVMKQAVNFGASYFMLKPFEFEQLVQKILHCANKKLEVEKRPLDIVSTGTKIDQRQLDSTITSIIKEIGVPAHIKGYAYLREAIQMVYYDIELLSSVTKILYPEIAKKFNTTSSRVERAIRHAIEVAWNRGSYENISELFGYTVHHMKSKPTNSEFIAMIADKIRIEMVAS, from the coding sequence TTGACGAAGGTGAAGATTGCGATTGCTGATGATAATCGTGAATTAGTGAAAATGATGGAGATGTATTTTGCAAATCATCCACAGATTGAAGTTGTTGCCACTGCCGCTAATGGAAAAATGTGTATTAAAATGATAGAAGAGCATACTGTTGATGTTTTACTATTAGATATTATTATGCCGCATTTAGATGGTTTAGCTGTTCTGGAAGCAATGTATAATGATGATCGTCATGAGCGCACGCAAGTTATTATGCTGACAGCTTTTGGTCAAGAAGATGTGATGAAACAAGCTGTAAACTTCGGTGCCTCTTATTTTATGCTGAAGCCTTTTGAATTTGAGCAACTTGTACAAAAGATTTTACATTGTGCGAATAAAAAATTAGAGGTAGAAAAACGCCCACTTGATATAGTTTCGACTGGAACAAAAATCGATCAACGTCAACTTGATTCAACAATTACTTCAATTATTAAAGAAATTGGAGTTCCAGCACATATTAAAGGCTATGCTTACTTACGTGAAGCAATTCAAATGGTGTATTACGATATTGAACTATTAAGCTCTGTAACAAAAATTTTGTACCCAGAAATCGCTAAAAAATTCAATACTACATCCTCACGTGTCGAACGTGCGATTCGTCATGCCATTGAGGTCGCATGGAATCGGGGCAGCTATGAAAACATTTCAGAGTTGTTTGGCTATACCGTGCACCATATGAAGTCAAAACCGACCAATTCAGAATTCATCGCCATGATTGCGGATAAGATTCGTATTGAAATGGTTGCTAGTTAA
- a CDS encoding SpoIVB peptidase S55 domain-containing protein → MKAKWSIVVMLFLICIPLQVSAKQLIPMGHSIGVQLEMPYVYVSHDVLLESGEWLKQGERITEINGKTIANLEQLFDNEQAQITVENAQNSRKLEVSKQQLQRLRPFVKNATDGVGTLTYIDPSTLEYGALGHQIIDSVLKQPPTFNNGAIFEASISQVKKSIPGQPGYKVSVVDKATTPLGTVNSNELYGIFGRWEQPLQESLHQPLEIMHKGQLKQGTAHLLTAIDGEKIEAFDIEIDEISDTTFTFQVSDKRLIRETGGIIQGMSGSPIIQNNQFVGAITHMFVEEPTKGAGILVIEMLKKSPN, encoded by the coding sequence ATGAAGGCTAAATGGTCCATTGTTGTGATGCTTTTTTTAATCTGTATTCCATTACAAGTAAGTGCAAAACAGCTGATTCCAATGGGGCATTCCATTGGAGTACAGCTAGAAATGCCTTATGTCTATGTGTCGCATGACGTGTTGCTTGAGTCTGGTGAATGGTTAAAGCAAGGAGAACGAATCACAGAAATAAATGGAAAAACGATAGCGAACCTTGAACAATTATTTGATAATGAACAAGCACAAATAACGGTTGAAAATGCACAAAATTCACGGAAATTGGAAGTATCAAAGCAACAATTACAGCGTTTGCGACCATTTGTGAAAAATGCTACGGATGGTGTTGGTACATTAACTTATATCGACCCAAGTACATTAGAATACGGAGCGTTAGGACACCAAATAATTGATTCTGTTTTAAAGCAACCACCAACATTCAACAACGGAGCTATTTTTGAGGCATCCATCTCACAAGTGAAAAAAAGCATTCCCGGTCAACCAGGTTATAAAGTGTCCGTTGTTGATAAAGCGACAACACCATTAGGAACTGTTAATAGTAATGAATTATACGGAATTTTTGGGCGTTGGGAACAGCCTTTACAAGAAAGTTTGCATCAGCCGCTTGAAATTATGCATAAAGGTCAATTAAAGCAAGGAACAGCCCATTTATTGACGGCAATTGATGGTGAAAAAATTGAAGCATTCGACATTGAAATTGATGAAATTTCAGACACAACGTTTACGTTTCAAGTTTCAGACAAGCGATTAATACGCGAAACTGGAGGGATTATTCAAGGCATGAGTGGAAGTCCCATTATACAAAATAATCAATTTGTTGGTGCGATAACACATATGTTTGTCGAAGAACCGACGAAAGGCGCAGGAATCCTTGTTATCGAAATGCTGAAAAAAAGCCCCAATTAA
- the recN gene encoding DNA repair protein RecN — protein sequence MLKELSIRNFAIIDDLTVSFSEGLTVLTGETGAGKSIIIDAVHILAGGRGSTEFIRHGEKKAELGGHFEISSEKHPIYLKLEEHGIEAEEGSIILRRDLNESGKSICRVNGKLVPLSVLREIGGSLIDIHGQHENQELMDEKFHIHLLDHFAYHDLKVIKANYDEAYETYRQLKREVAELSINEQRAAQRIDLYQFQIQELEQAALRVDEEESLSEERTRLMNFHKIFERANMAYESISGEGNGLDFIGNAMNALEDIVRLDSIFKESSEAVTSSFYALQDAAYQVKNALDDLEYDAERLNEVEQRLALYQNMKRKYGTTVEEILFYYEKIEEELSQLLNRDEAMQKNEQLLAQMEIDLNEFAEQLTTVRKQSALKLSEAIMNELRMLHMEKAQFIVNFEQLDHFDINGKDYVAFYISTNVGEPPKSLPKVASGGELSRMMLALKTIFSSSNGITSIIFDEVDTGVSGRVAQAIAEKIAAISVNSQVLCISHLPQVAAMADHQYYIKKQVEHDRTFTTITEMEQHERIEEISRMMSGAEITDLTLQHASELLQLANERKEAMK from the coding sequence TTGTTAAAAGAACTTAGCATTCGAAATTTTGCTATTATTGATGATTTGACTGTTAGCTTTTCAGAAGGCTTGACTGTTTTAACAGGTGAAACAGGTGCAGGTAAATCGATTATTATTGATGCTGTCCATATTTTAGCTGGTGGTCGTGGCTCTACTGAGTTTATTCGCCACGGTGAAAAAAAAGCAGAATTAGGTGGCCATTTTGAAATTAGCAGTGAGAAGCATCCAATTTATTTGAAATTAGAGGAGCATGGCATCGAAGCAGAAGAAGGTTCGATTATTTTACGGCGGGACTTAAATGAATCCGGAAAAAGTATTTGTCGAGTAAACGGTAAGCTTGTGCCATTATCTGTATTACGCGAAATTGGTGGAAGCTTAATTGATATTCATGGTCAGCATGAAAACCAAGAATTAATGGATGAAAAATTTCATATTCATTTATTGGATCATTTTGCTTATCATGATTTAAAGGTTATTAAAGCAAACTATGATGAGGCGTATGAAACGTATCGTCAATTAAAACGAGAAGTAGCAGAATTAAGCATTAATGAGCAACGCGCTGCGCAACGTATTGATTTATATCAATTCCAAATTCAAGAACTTGAGCAAGCCGCATTACGTGTTGATGAAGAAGAGTCGCTTTCTGAAGAACGTACTCGTCTAATGAATTTCCATAAAATCTTTGAGCGTGCCAATATGGCTTATGAATCAATTTCAGGTGAGGGCAACGGGTTAGATTTTATCGGAAACGCTATGAATGCATTAGAAGACATTGTGCGCCTTGATTCGATCTTTAAAGAATCTTCAGAGGCTGTAACTTCAAGCTTTTATGCGCTTCAAGATGCAGCTTATCAAGTGAAAAATGCGTTAGACGACTTAGAATATGATGCCGAGCGTTTAAATGAAGTTGAACAACGTCTGGCACTCTATCAGAATATGAAACGTAAATATGGTACAACGGTAGAAGAAATTCTCTTTTACTACGAAAAAATAGAAGAAGAGTTAAGTCAATTGTTAAATCGAGATGAAGCGATGCAAAAAAATGAGCAATTATTAGCGCAGATGGAAATCGATTTAAATGAATTTGCTGAACAATTAACAACAGTTCGTAAACAAAGTGCACTGAAATTAAGTGAAGCAATTATGAATGAGTTACGGATGTTACATATGGAAAAAGCCCAATTTATCGTTAACTTTGAACAACTTGATCATTTTGATATAAACGGTAAAGATTATGTAGCTTTTTATATTTCGACAAACGTCGGAGAGCCACCAAAATCTTTACCAAAAGTGGCGTCGGGTGGAGAGTTGTCACGTATGATGCTTGCGTTAAAAACGATTTTTTCTTCTTCGAATGGCATTACATCAATCATATTCGACGAGGTAGATACTGGTGTAAGTGGTCGCGTAGCACAGGCAATCGCGGAAAAAATTGCTGCAATCTCAGTCAATTCCCAAGTTCTATGTATTTCCCATTTACCTCAAGTAGCAGCGATGGCAGATCATCAATACTACATAAAAAAACAGGTAGAGCATGATCGTACATTTACAACGATTACTGAAATGGAACAACATGAACGTATTGAAGAAATTAGCCGAATGATGAGCGGTGCAGAAATAACGGATTTAACGTTACAGCACGCTTCTGAATTATTACAATTGGCAAATGAACGTAAAGAAGCGATGAAATAA
- the ahrC gene encoding transcriptional regulator AhrC/ArgR: MNKGQRHIRIRDIITNNEIETQDELVDQLKNAGYNVTQATVSRDIKELHLVKVPLQDGRYKYSLPADQRFNPIQKLHRLLADAFVSIDGASHFLVMKTLPGNANAIGSLLDHLDWTEVLGTICGDDTILILCRTENDREEIKIRLLDML; this comes from the coding sequence ATGAATAAAGGACAACGCCATATTCGTATTCGCGATATTATTACAAATAATGAGATTGAAACACAGGATGAGTTAGTAGATCAACTGAAAAACGCAGGCTATAATGTGACACAAGCAACTGTTTCACGCGATATTAAAGAATTGCATTTAGTGAAGGTACCACTACAAGATGGTCGTTATAAATATAGCTTACCTGCAGATCAACGCTTTAATCCCATTCAAAAATTACATCGATTACTTGCCGATGCATTTGTGTCAATCGATGGGGCATCACACTTTTTAGTGATGAAAACATTGCCAGGTAATGCTAACGCAATTGGCTCATTATTAGACCACTTAGATTGGACAGAAGTGCTAGGTACGATTTGCGGAGACGATACAATATTAATTTTATGTCGTACGGAAAACGACCGAGAAGAAATTAAAATTCGCTTATTAGATATGCTATAA
- a CDS encoding TlyA family RNA methyltransferase → MTKQPKERVDLLLVERGLCETREKAKRSIMAGLVFSNEIRIDKAGEKIAIDAPLQVKGSDLKYVSRGGLKLEKALQIFNMSVDGKLMLDIGSSTGGFTDCALQNGARHCYALDVGSNQLAWKIRSDERVTVMEKTNFRYTKPEDLVEGLPNFATIDVSFISLSLILPVLKTVLMPGGDVMALVKPQFEAGRENVGKKGIVREPKVHLAVLEETAKMASEVGFVVKDASFSPITGGEGNIEFLFHLYNPHEGEDVVAFNNLEEIVKDAHAQLK, encoded by the coding sequence ATGACAAAACAACCGAAAGAACGTGTGGACCTATTACTTGTAGAGCGTGGACTTTGTGAAACACGTGAAAAAGCAAAGCGCTCAATAATGGCGGGGCTTGTATTTTCCAATGAAATTCGCATTGACAAAGCGGGCGAAAAAATTGCGATAGATGCGCCATTACAAGTAAAAGGTTCAGATTTAAAATATGTATCTCGTGGTGGCTTAAAGTTAGAAAAGGCACTTCAAATTTTTAATATGTCTGTAGATGGTAAGCTAATGCTGGATATTGGTTCGTCAACAGGTGGATTTACAGATTGTGCATTACAAAACGGTGCGCGTCATTGCTACGCTTTGGACGTAGGTTCGAATCAATTAGCGTGGAAAATTCGTTCAGACGAGCGAGTAACGGTAATGGAAAAAACAAATTTCCGTTATACAAAACCAGAAGATTTAGTAGAAGGATTACCAAATTTTGCGACGATTGATGTGTCATTCATTTCACTATCATTAATTTTACCTGTTTTAAAGACGGTATTAATGCCAGGTGGAGATGTGATGGCGCTTGTAAAGCCTCAATTTGAAGCGGGTCGAGAAAATGTCGGAAAAAAAGGGATCGTACGTGAACCAAAAGTGCATTTAGCTGTGTTAGAGGAAACGGCAAAAATGGCTAGTGAAGTGGGCTTTGTTGTGAAAGATGCATCATTTTCTCCAATAACGGGTGGCGAAGGAAATATCGAATTCTTATTCCATTTATATAACCCGCATGAAGGGGAAGATGTTGTTGCCTTTAATAATCTTGAAGAAATTGTAAAGGATGCACACGCACAATTAAAATAA
- the dxs gene encoding 1-deoxy-D-xylulose-5-phosphate synthase — MDLTKISSPSFLKDLNQKQLEALARDIRAFLIEKCSKTGGHIGPNLGVVELTIALHKAFNSPKDKFLWDVGHQAYVHKILTGRADQFDTLRQFKGLCGFPKLIESEHDMWETGHSSTSLSAAMGMAVARDIKGDNNFVVPIIGDGALTGGMALEALNHIGHEKTNMIVILNDNEMSIAPNVGALHDVLGRLRTAKEYSRAKEDLESLMHKIPVVGDKLAATAERVKDSLKYLVVSGVFFEEMGFKYLGPIDGHDLEALEKTLEYAKKVEGPVLVHVLTKKGKGYKPAEDDTVGTWHGTGPYKMETGAFVKSATKGPAWSSLVAESVRKCMAEDDRIATITPAMPVGSKLEGIQKDFPNRFFDVGIAEQHATTMAAGLATQNMKPFLAIYSTFLQRAYDQVLHDIARPKLNVFIGIDRAGLVGADGETHQGVFDISFLRHIPNMVLMMPKDENEGQHMVKTALEYNDGPIALRYPRGNGLGVEMDAEMKALPIGSWEVLRDGNDAVILTFGTTIGMALEAADRLAEQGLSVRVVNARFIKPMDEAMLHDLMKAQMPILTIEESMLQGGFGSAVLEFAFDNGYHNINLDRIGIPDEFIEHGEVDLLLAEIHVTADEAVKRITKLVPKKQSGRV, encoded by the coding sequence ATGGATTTAACTAAAATTTCTAGTCCATCCTTTTTAAAAGACTTGAATCAAAAGCAACTTGAGGCACTAGCTAGAGACATCCGTGCCTTTTTAATCGAGAAATGCTCGAAAACAGGTGGTCATATTGGACCGAATCTAGGTGTTGTCGAGCTAACGATTGCTTTGCATAAAGCTTTTAACAGTCCAAAGGATAAATTTTTGTGGGATGTTGGACATCAAGCATATGTCCATAAAATTTTAACTGGTCGTGCAGATCAATTTGATACGCTACGCCAATTTAAAGGTCTATGTGGTTTCCCTAAGTTAATTGAAAGTGAACATGATATGTGGGAAACAGGTCATAGTTCAACGTCACTTTCTGCTGCAATGGGTATGGCAGTAGCGCGTGATATTAAAGGTGATAATAATTTTGTTGTACCGATTATCGGTGACGGTGCGTTAACTGGTGGTATGGCATTAGAAGCGTTAAATCATATTGGACACGAAAAAACAAATATGATCGTTATTTTAAACGATAATGAAATGTCAATCGCACCAAATGTAGGAGCGCTACATGATGTATTAGGTCGTCTACGCACAGCGAAGGAATACTCTCGTGCAAAAGAGGATTTAGAATCATTAATGCATAAAATTCCTGTTGTTGGCGATAAACTAGCAGCTACGGCTGAACGTGTTAAGGATAGTTTGAAATATTTAGTCGTTTCTGGCGTGTTTTTTGAGGAAATGGGCTTTAAATATTTAGGACCAATCGACGGGCATGATTTGGAAGCGTTAGAAAAAACGTTAGAATATGCAAAAAAAGTTGAAGGTCCAGTATTAGTGCATGTACTTACGAAAAAAGGTAAGGGCTATAAACCAGCTGAAGATGACACAGTTGGGACATGGCATGGTACAGGTCCATATAAAATGGAAACAGGTGCATTTGTTAAGTCTGCTACAAAAGGGCCAGCATGGAGTAGCTTAGTAGCAGAATCTGTACGAAAATGTATGGCAGAAGATGACCGAATTGCAACAATTACACCAGCGATGCCAGTAGGTTCAAAATTGGAAGGTATCCAAAAGGACTTCCCAAATCGTTTCTTTGATGTAGGGATTGCAGAGCAGCACGCTACAACAATGGCAGCAGGTCTTGCAACTCAAAACATGAAGCCATTTTTAGCTATCTATTCAACATTCCTACAACGTGCATATGACCAAGTGCTACATGATATTGCACGACCAAAACTAAATGTCTTCATCGGAATTGACCGAGCAGGCTTAGTTGGTGCAGATGGTGAAACACATCAAGGTGTATTTGATATTTCATTCCTTCGTCATATTCCAAATATGGTATTAATGATGCCAAAAGATGAAAACGAAGGGCAGCACATGGTAAAAACTGCGCTAGAATATAATGATGGTCCAATCGCACTTCGCTACCCACGTGGTAACGGATTAGGTGTTGAAATGGATGCGGAAATGAAAGCTTTACCAATTGGTTCTTGGGAAGTATTACGCGATGGCAACGATGCTGTCATTTTAACGTTTGGTACGACAATTGGCATGGCACTTGAAGCTGCTGACAGATTAGCAGAACAAGGACTTTCTGTACGAGTTGTCAATGCTCGTTTCATTAAGCCGATGGATGAAGCAATGTTGCATGATCTAATGAAAGCACAAATGCCGATTTTAACTATTGAAGAATCCATGCTTCAAGGCGGCTTTGGTAGCGCGGTATTAGAGTTTGCATTTGATAATGGATACCATAATATAAACTTAGATCGTATCGGTATTCCAGATGAATTTATCGAGCATGGTGAAGTAGACCTATTACTTGCAGAAATTCATGTAACAGCGGATGAGGCGGTAAAACGCATTACCAAGCTTGTACCGAAAAAACAGTCAGGTAGGGTTTAA
- a CDS encoding polyprenyl synthetase family protein: MEATLKQFIDVNIPNIEETMYQLVEKIEAPAHLKESMLYSLKAGGKRIRPLFVAAVCEAYNKPLASSYVVGSAVEMIHTYSLIHDDLPCMDDDELRRGKPTNHVVYGEALATLAGDALNTLAFGILARLENVSAEQKLELVHLLSVAAGAEGMVGGQILDMDGEKRLLNLQELETVHVNKTGAILRFSIESGAILAGASTKDREALVEYAHHIGLAFQIQDDILDIEGTSEQLGKTAGKDVAAEKSTYPALLTLDGAKQKLTEHYDFAIEALQKVSIDTSLLHQFAQYIVRRTN; the protein is encoded by the coding sequence ATGGAAGCGACATTAAAACAATTTATTGATGTAAATATACCTAATATCGAAGAGACAATGTATCAATTAGTCGAAAAAATTGAAGCACCAGCGCATTTAAAAGAGTCTATGCTCTATTCATTAAAAGCTGGCGGTAAGCGAATTCGTCCACTTTTTGTAGCAGCCGTATGTGAAGCGTACAACAAACCATTAGCTTCAAGCTATGTCGTTGGTTCGGCAGTTGAAATGATTCATACGTATTCACTTATTCATGATGACCTTCCTTGCATGGACGATGATGAATTACGCCGAGGAAAACCGACGAATCATGTTGTTTATGGTGAAGCACTTGCAACATTAGCAGGAGATGCGTTAAACACATTGGCTTTTGGTATTCTTGCACGTTTAGAAAATGTGTCGGCTGAACAAAAGTTAGAACTTGTGCATTTACTTAGTGTTGCAGCGGGTGCAGAAGGAATGGTTGGCGGTCAGATTTTAGATATGGATGGCGAAAAACGTTTGTTAAATTTACAAGAGCTAGAAACAGTTCATGTCAACAAAACAGGAGCGATTCTGCGTTTTAGTATTGAATCAGGTGCTATATTAGCTGGCGCTTCTACAAAAGACCGCGAAGCACTTGTGGAGTATGCGCATCATATCGGCTTGGCATTCCAAATACAAGATGATATTTTAGATATTGAAGGCACATCAGAGCAGCTAGGTAAAACAGCAGGGAAAGATGTTGCAGCAGAAAAAAGTACATACCCTGCACTTTTAACATTAGACGGTGCGAAACAAAAATTAACCGAACATTACGATTTTGCTATTGAAGCATTACAAAAAGTAAGTATTGATACATCATTATTACATCAATTTGCACAATATATTGTGAGACGTACTAACTAA
- the xseB gene encoding exodeoxyribonuclease VII small subunit, with product MTKPTFATAMTELEDVVRKLEQGDVPLEEAIDLYKKGMELSKLCHDTLQNAEQQLISLVGEDGEKKPFQQGNGEE from the coding sequence ATGACAAAACCAACATTTGCTACAGCAATGACAGAATTAGAAGATGTTGTAAGGAAATTAGAACAAGGTGACGTTCCGTTAGAAGAAGCCATTGATCTTTATAAAAAAGGCATGGAACTTTCTAAACTTTGCCATGATACGTTACAAAACGCTGAACAGCAATTAATTTCACTCGTTGGAGAAGATGGAGAAAAGAAACCTTTCCAACAAGGGAACGGAGAAGAATAG